A single window of Watersipora subatra chromosome 11, tzWatSuba1.1, whole genome shotgun sequence DNA harbors:
- the LOC137407830 gene encoding cytochrome P450 2C1-like, producing MVQDLIPDVGITPLLVSLFLVCLLYFIFHEKSDGYPPGPISFPILGNVPQIYLSGSIIKFCEANRKRFGNVYTIQLGGHKRVVVSGYNNFNHLLVKNSQYSSTRSAKALTSLNTEMAKHSPGILWAPFPQWKSLRSMAISSLRDEGMGKAFLEPKIMEEIEEYIKHYIKPHSETPISVQRSLSKASNNLISQMVLGQRFSYEDKQVAAILDCLNEMFALAGKLSILDNIPLAGLFFKHLRDRYLYNSFHVLRPFFNRHFGVHKERFDENNIGDVLDRCILGSCQPLLSKEDQQCFSDNNCISFCTQLYSAGTETTSTAHSWALLYMCLYPEVLQKTQAEIDEHLGKKS from the exons ATGGTGCAGGACCTTATTCCTGATGTTGGCATTACACCTCTGCTTGTGTCTCTGTTCTTGGTGTGTCTCCTCTACTTCATTTTCCATGAAAAGTCTGATGGCTATCCTCCAGGACCAATCAGTTTTCCTATACTCGGGAACGTGCCACAAATATACCTGTCTGGTTCTATCATCAAGTTTTGTGAGGCCAACAGAAAACGCTTTGGAAAT GTCTACACTATACAGCTGGGAGGGCACAAAAGAGTTGTAGTGTCAGGGTATAATAACTTCAATCACCTTCTGGTGAAGAATTCTCAATATTCCAGCACTAGATCTGCCAAGGCTCTCACCTCATTGAATACAGAGATGGCTAAACACTCACCAG GTATTTTGTGGGCTCCTTTTCCACAATGGAAAAGCCTAAGATCTATGGCTATTAGCTCTCTAAGAGATGAAGGAATGGGCAAAGCTTTTCTAGAGCCAAAGATAATGGAGGAAATAGAAGAGTATATTAAACATTATATCAAGCCACACAGTGAAACACCAATTTCTGTACAACGTAGTCTTTCAAAAGCTTCAAATAATCTTATCAGCCAGATGGTGCTAGGACAGCGTTTCTCTTACGAAGATAAGCAAGTTGCTGCTATCCTCGATTGCTTGAATGAGATGTTTGCATTGGCTGGTAAACTATCAATTCTGGATAACATACCGTTGGCAGGTCTGTTTTTTAAACATCTTCGAGATAGGTACCTATACAACAGCTTTCACGTGTTACGTCCATTCTTTAACCGACATTTCGGTGTACACAAAGAAAGATTTGATGAAAACAACATCGGAGATGTGCTTGATAGATGCATCCTAGGCTCTTGCCAGCCTTTGCTTTCTAAAGAGGATCAGCAGTGTTTTTCTG ATAACAATTGCATTAGCTTTTGCACCCAGCTATACAGTGCTGGAACTGAAACCACATCTACAGCCCACTCGTGGGCCCTACTCTACATGTGTCTATATCCTGAGGTGCTGCAAAAAACTCAGGCAGAGATAGATGAGCATTTAGGTAAGAAATCTTAG